In the Micromonospora narathiwatensis genome, one interval contains:
- the mshD gene encoding mycothiol synthase: MSSTEPTADRVVRADRLAPVEVAEVLALARVAGDADGADPLDEHVLLRLRDPEAAAVHLTARATDNTLTGYAHLDTTDPANGIGVELVVHPAYRRRGTGRALARGVLAAASGPLRAWAHGDHPSAAALAVDLGFARARVLWQLRRPLTVALPEPVLPDGVRLRAFRPGEDDDAWLALNNAAFAEHPEQGRWTPADLRVRLTEPWFDPAGFLLAVDSGTGRLLGFHWTKVHERPGSARIGEVYVIGVDPSAHRGGLGRALTAAGLAHLRDRRGLDRVMLYVDESNARAVALYEGLGFARWSAHVNYQLG, encoded by the coding sequence ATGAGCAGCACCGAGCCGACCGCCGATCGAGTCGTCCGCGCCGACCGGCTGGCGCCGGTCGAGGTGGCCGAGGTGCTGGCGCTGGCCCGCGTCGCCGGCGACGCGGACGGGGCCGACCCGCTCGACGAGCACGTGCTGCTGCGGCTGCGGGACCCGGAGGCAGCGGCGGTGCACCTCACCGCCCGGGCCACCGACAACACCCTCACCGGCTACGCCCACCTCGACACCACCGATCCGGCGAACGGCATCGGGGTGGAGCTGGTCGTGCATCCGGCGTACCGGCGGCGCGGCACCGGGCGGGCCCTGGCCCGGGGAGTGCTGGCCGCGGCGTCCGGACCGCTGCGCGCCTGGGCGCACGGCGACCACCCGTCCGCCGCCGCGCTCGCCGTTGACCTGGGCTTCGCCCGTGCCCGGGTGCTCTGGCAGCTACGCCGTCCGCTGACCGTGGCGCTGCCCGAGCCGGTTCTGCCCGACGGCGTACGACTGCGCGCGTTCCGTCCGGGCGAAGACGACGACGCCTGGCTGGCGCTCAACAACGCCGCCTTCGCCGAGCACCCGGAGCAGGGCCGGTGGACCCCCGCCGACCTGCGGGTACGCCTGACCGAGCCGTGGTTCGATCCGGCCGGTTTCCTGCTCGCGGTGGACTCGGGCACCGGCCGGCTGCTCGGCTTCCACTGGACCAAGGTGCACGAGCGACCGGGCTCGGCCCGGATCGGCGAGGTCTACGTAATCGGGGTGGACCCGTCGGCGCACCGGGGCGGGCTCGGCCGGGCGCTGACCGCCGCCGGGCTGGCCCACCTGCGCGACCGGCGAGGGCTGGACCGGGTGATGCTCTATGTCGACGAGTCCAACGCCCGCGCGGTCGCCCTCTACGAGGGACTCGGCTTCGCTCGCTGGTCCGCCCACGTCAACTACCAGCTCGGCTGA
- the pstS gene encoding phosphate ABC transporter substrate-binding protein PstS, which translates to MKLQRHGAIACLALTAVLGLSACGSDNNEPSTDASASGSAAAADCGKGTLNAQGSSAQKNAMAEWIKAYQQKCADAKINYEPTGSGAGIEAFKAGTADFAGSDSALKPEEQPAADAKCTGGQALNLPMVIGPVAVVYNVSGVDNLQLTPATLAKIFAGKVTKWDDAAIKADNPGATLPATAIQAVHRSDESGTTDNFTKYLSKTAEADWTFGNAKAWKAPGGVGAAKSDGVASKVKSTDGTISYVEWSYAENSGLKKAKVQNGAGEFTELTAESAGKTIAGAKFEGQGNDLKMSIDYNTKEAGAYPIVLATYEIVCSKGLAADKLPLVKGLLTHAASAEGQGALTELGYAPLPESVRTKVEAAVKSLA; encoded by the coding sequence GTGAAGCTCCAGCGGCACGGTGCCATTGCCTGCCTCGCTCTTACCGCGGTGCTCGGTCTCAGCGCCTGCGGCTCGGACAACAACGAGCCTTCCACGGATGCCTCGGCCTCCGGGTCGGCCGCCGCGGCCGACTGCGGCAAGGGCACGCTGAACGCGCAGGGCTCCTCCGCCCAGAAGAACGCGATGGCCGAGTGGATCAAGGCGTACCAGCAGAAGTGCGCCGACGCCAAGATCAACTACGAGCCCACGGGTTCGGGCGCCGGCATCGAGGCTTTCAAGGCCGGCACCGCGGACTTCGCCGGGTCGGACTCCGCCCTCAAGCCGGAGGAGCAGCCGGCCGCCGACGCGAAGTGCACCGGCGGGCAGGCCCTCAACCTGCCGATGGTCATCGGCCCGGTGGCGGTCGTCTACAACGTCAGCGGCGTGGACAACCTCCAGCTCACCCCGGCCACCCTGGCGAAGATCTTCGCCGGCAAGGTGACCAAGTGGGACGACGCGGCGATCAAGGCCGACAACCCCGGCGCGACGCTGCCGGCCACCGCGATCCAGGCGGTGCACCGTTCCGACGAGTCGGGCACCACCGACAACTTCACCAAGTACCTCTCCAAGACCGCTGAGGCGGACTGGACCTTCGGCAACGCCAAGGCGTGGAAGGCTCCGGGCGGCGTCGGCGCGGCCAAGTCCGACGGTGTGGCCAGCAAGGTCAAGAGCACCGACGGCACCATCAGCTACGTCGAGTGGTCGTACGCCGAGAACTCCGGCCTGAAGAAGGCCAAGGTCCAGAACGGTGCCGGTGAGTTCACCGAGCTGACCGCCGAGTCGGCCGGCAAGACCATCGCCGGGGCCAAGTTCGAGGGTCAGGGCAACGACCTGAAGATGTCGATCGACTACAACACCAAGGAGGCCGGGGCGTACCCGATCGTCCTGGCGACCTACGAGATCGTCTGCAGCAAGGGCCTCGCCGCCGACAAGCTGCCGCTGGTCAAGGGCCTGCTGACCCACGCGGCCAGCGCCGAGGGCCAGGGCGCGCTGACCGAGCTGGGCTACGCCCCGCTGCCGGAGTCGGTCCGCACCAAGGTCGAGGCTGCGGTCAAGAGCCTCGCCTGA
- the pstC gene encoding phosphate ABC transporter permease subunit PstC, with the protein MGDNPHRSAHAGTGGTHVATSHEGPAGASARVAESSGNPRMTDNGLGGGGALPRARAFGAERAFRGLTLAAGTAVLVIIAAIAIFLIAKAVPALRTNTESFWTYEGWFPNENPPKFGIGALAFGTVLSSALALLMAVPVALGIALYLSHYAPRRLGNSLGFLIDLLAAVPSVVFGLWGRDYLVKPVADLSAWLHEYFGWIPIFGEGPYGSSILLGSLVLAIMVLPIVTSLSREVFRQTPTANEEAALALGATRWEMIRTAVLPYGRPGVIAAVMLGLGRALGETIALALTLGSTYAISFNILESGGNSIAANIALRFAEANATGRGALIASGLVLFAITLIVNITARAIIYRRREFTESAA; encoded by the coding sequence ATGGGTGATAACCCTCACCGCTCGGCGCACGCCGGCACCGGCGGGACCCATGTGGCCACGAGCCACGAGGGACCTGCCGGTGCCTCGGCGCGTGTGGCCGAGAGTTCCGGTAACCCTCGTATGACCGACAACGGCCTGGGCGGCGGCGGGGCCCTGCCCCGGGCCCGGGCCTTCGGCGCGGAACGGGCGTTCCGTGGCCTGACCCTGGCCGCCGGCACCGCCGTGCTGGTCATCATCGCGGCGATCGCGATCTTCCTGATCGCCAAGGCGGTTCCGGCACTGCGGACGAACACCGAGTCGTTCTGGACCTACGAGGGCTGGTTCCCGAACGAGAACCCGCCGAAGTTCGGCATCGGCGCGCTCGCCTTCGGCACCGTGCTCAGTTCGGCGCTGGCCCTGCTCATGGCAGTGCCGGTCGCGCTGGGCATCGCCCTCTACCTCTCGCACTACGCCCCGCGCCGGCTCGGCAACAGCCTCGGCTTCCTGATCGACCTGCTGGCCGCCGTGCCCAGCGTGGTCTTCGGGCTCTGGGGCCGGGACTACCTCGTCAAGCCGGTCGCCGACCTGTCGGCCTGGCTGCACGAGTACTTCGGCTGGATCCCGATCTTCGGCGAGGGCCCGTACGGAAGCTCGATCCTGCTCGGTTCACTGGTACTGGCGATCATGGTGCTGCCGATCGTCACCTCGCTGTCCCGCGAGGTGTTCCGGCAGACCCCGACCGCCAACGAGGAGGCCGCCCTCGCCCTGGGCGCCACCCGCTGGGAGATGATCCGCACCGCCGTCCTCCCGTACGGCCGGCCGGGCGTGATCGCCGCGGTGATGCTGGGCCTGGGCCGCGCGCTCGGCGAGACCATCGCCCTGGCGCTGACCCTCGGCTCGACCTACGCCATCTCGTTCAACATCCTGGAGAGCGGCGGCAACTCGATCGCGGCGAACATCGCGCTCCGGTTCGCCGAGGCCAACGCCACCGGGCGGGGCGCGCTGATCGCCTCCGGCCTGGTGCTCTTCGCGATCACGCTGATCGTCAACATCACCGCCCGGGCGATCATCTACCGCCGCCGCGAGTTCACGGAGTCGGCCGCATGA
- the pstA gene encoding phosphate ABC transporter permease PstA: protein MSTTVTSHRPQPPAQPVTLRAKRLPAYAAPAVAVVALLLSAGIVYGAGIGGPVLVVVVGALLYLAGLFFAANAVEGRRSARNRTWSALIHSAFVLAVLPLASVVWTLVSKGAERLDAAFFLTSMNNIGARDANGGAYHAIIGTLEQVGIATLITVPLGVLCAIYVVEYGRGRFAFTIRFFVDVMTGIPSIVTGLFVLAFWVLIVSPWFSPDGQPGFSGFAAALALSVLMLPTVVRSTEEMLRLVPAPLREGAYALGVPKWKTILRVVLPTALPGIVTGIMLSVARAAGETAPVLLVAGGAAAINFNPFENNQSSLALFVYQQAGEASKYSPARAWTAALTLVALVLILTVAAKLLARRNRLGR from the coding sequence ATGAGCACGACAGTCACCTCCCACCGCCCGCAGCCCCCGGCACAGCCGGTCACGCTGCGGGCCAAGCGACTTCCGGCGTACGCCGCGCCCGCCGTCGCCGTCGTGGCCCTGCTGCTCTCCGCCGGCATCGTGTACGGCGCCGGCATCGGTGGCCCGGTCCTGGTCGTGGTCGTCGGCGCGCTGCTCTACCTGGCTGGCCTCTTCTTCGCCGCGAACGCGGTGGAGGGCCGCCGGTCCGCCCGCAACCGGACCTGGAGCGCGCTGATCCACTCCGCCTTCGTGCTGGCGGTGCTGCCGCTGGCCTCGGTGGTCTGGACCCTGGTCAGCAAGGGCGCCGAGCGCCTGGACGCCGCCTTCTTCCTCACCTCGATGAACAACATCGGGGCCCGGGACGCGAACGGCGGCGCCTACCACGCCATCATCGGCACGTTGGAGCAGGTCGGCATCGCCACCCTGATCACCGTCCCGCTCGGCGTGCTCTGCGCGATCTACGTGGTCGAGTACGGCCGGGGCCGGTTCGCCTTCACCATCCGCTTCTTCGTGGACGTGATGACCGGCATCCCGTCGATCGTCACCGGCCTCTTCGTGCTGGCCTTCTGGGTGCTGATCGTCTCGCCGTGGTTCAGCCCGGACGGCCAGCCGGGTTTCTCCGGCTTCGCCGCCGCGCTGGCGCTGAGCGTGCTCATGCTGCCGACCGTGGTCCGTTCCACGGAGGAGATGCTCCGCCTCGTCCCGGCCCCGCTGCGCGAGGGCGCGTACGCCCTCGGCGTGCCGAAGTGGAAGACCATCCTGCGGGTCGTGCTGCCGACCGCGCTGCCCGGCATCGTCACCGGCATCATGCTCTCCGTCGCGCGGGCCGCCGGCGAGACCGCCCCGGTGCTGCTCGTCGCCGGCGGTGCCGCCGCGATCAACTTCAACCCGTTCGAGAACAACCAGTCGTCGCTGGCCCTCTTCGTCTACCAGCAGGCCGGCGAGGCGTCGAAGTACTCGCCGGCTCGGGCGTGGACCGCGGCGCTGACCCTGGTCGCCCTCGTCCTCATCCTGACCGTCGCGGCGAAGTTGCTGGCCCGCCGCAACCGGCTCGGCCGATGA
- the pstB gene encoding phosphate ABC transporter ATP-binding protein PstB yields MAKRIEATDVTAYYGTFKAIENINLTVEPKTVTALIGPSGCGKSTFLRSINRMHEVLPGARVEGSLTIDNQDIYDRDVDVTAVRRMIGMVFQRPNPFPTMSIFENVVAGLRLNGVRKKSILEEAAEKALRSANLWDEVKDRLGKPGAGLSGGQQQRLCIARTIAVEPQVVLMDEPCSALDPISTLAIEDLMFQLKDKFTIIIVTHNMQQAARVSDRTAFFSIEKTGDPGRLIEYDNTQKIFSNPSQKKTEDYITGRFG; encoded by the coding sequence ATGGCCAAGCGCATCGAAGCCACCGACGTCACCGCGTACTACGGCACGTTCAAGGCGATCGAGAACATCAACCTGACCGTCGAGCCGAAGACGGTCACCGCCCTGATCGGCCCCTCGGGCTGCGGCAAGTCCACGTTCCTGCGCTCCATCAACCGGATGCACGAGGTGCTGCCCGGTGCCCGGGTCGAGGGCAGCCTGACCATCGACAACCAGGACATCTACGACCGGGACGTGGACGTCACCGCGGTCCGCCGGATGATCGGGATGGTCTTCCAGCGGCCCAACCCGTTCCCCACCATGAGCATCTTCGAGAACGTGGTGGCCGGCCTGCGGCTCAACGGCGTCCGGAAGAAGTCGATCCTGGAGGAGGCGGCCGAGAAGGCGCTGCGCTCGGCGAACCTGTGGGACGAGGTGAAGGACCGGCTCGGCAAGCCCGGCGCCGGGCTCTCCGGCGGTCAGCAGCAGCGCCTCTGCATCGCCCGGACCATCGCCGTCGAGCCGCAGGTGGTGCTGATGGACGAGCCCTGCTCGGCGCTGGACCCGATCTCCACGCTGGCCATCGAGGACCTGATGTTCCAGCTCAAGGACAAGTTCACCATCATCATCGTCACGCACAACATGCAGCAGGCCGCCCGGGTGTCGGACCGGACCGCCTTCTTCTCCATCGAGAAGACCGGCGACCCGGGCCGACTGATCGAGTACGACAACACCCAGAAGATCTTCAGCAACCCGAGCCAGAAGAAGACCGAGGACTACATCACCGGCCGCTTCGGCTGA
- a CDS encoding epoxide hydrolase family protein: protein MADNTAIVPFRIDVPQAELDDLVDRLARTRWTEELPADAGAAPAGPVPPGWEYGVPLGYVRRLAERWRTTYDWRAWEARLNAYPQFTTEIDGQTVHFLHVRSPEPDAVPLILTHGWPTTVVEWLDVIGPLTDPRAHGADPAAAFHLVIPSLPGFGFSGPSRERGWNRFRVARAWAGLMRRLGYDRYGAAGNDLGAFVSPEVGRAAPEHVIGVHVSQVFSLPSGDADELATLSEEERGKVAFADWFVRRRGGYDKLHSTEPQNVAHALADSPVGLLGWAAQLMGEQLDPEYVLANVMIYWLTNTAASSARFYYEDAEVVHPTQKVNGRGTERLEPTTVPLGLANFAWDFQSIRTLAERDHKNIVSWHTYDRGGHFAAHEAPDLLVADLRRFFATLS from the coding sequence ATGGCTGACAACACCGCGATCGTCCCGTTCCGTATCGACGTTCCGCAGGCCGAGCTGGACGACCTGGTCGACCGGCTGGCCCGTACCCGGTGGACCGAGGAACTGCCCGCCGACGCCGGGGCAGCCCCGGCCGGCCCGGTCCCGCCGGGCTGGGAGTACGGCGTCCCGCTCGGCTACGTGCGGCGGCTCGCCGAGCGCTGGCGGACGACGTACGACTGGCGCGCCTGGGAGGCCCGGCTCAACGCGTACCCGCAGTTCACCACCGAGATCGACGGACAGACCGTGCACTTCCTGCACGTCCGCTCGCCCGAGCCGGACGCCGTTCCGCTGATCCTCACCCACGGCTGGCCGACCACGGTGGTCGAGTGGCTGGACGTGATCGGCCCGCTGACCGACCCCCGGGCACACGGCGCCGACCCGGCCGCTGCCTTCCACCTGGTCATCCCGTCGCTCCCCGGGTTCGGCTTCTCCGGGCCGTCCCGCGAGCGGGGCTGGAACCGGTTCCGGGTGGCCCGCGCCTGGGCCGGGCTGATGCGCCGCCTCGGGTACGACCGCTACGGCGCCGCCGGCAACGACCTCGGCGCGTTCGTCAGTCCCGAGGTGGGTCGGGCCGCCCCGGAGCACGTGATCGGCGTCCACGTCAGCCAGGTCTTCTCGCTGCCGTCCGGGGACGCCGACGAGCTGGCCACGCTCTCCGAGGAGGAGCGGGGCAAGGTGGCCTTCGCCGACTGGTTCGTGCGGCGGCGGGGCGGCTACGACAAGCTGCACTCGACCGAGCCGCAGAATGTCGCGCACGCGCTCGCGGACTCGCCCGTGGGCCTGCTCGGCTGGGCGGCCCAGCTGATGGGCGAGCAGCTCGACCCCGAGTACGTGCTCGCCAACGTGATGATCTACTGGCTGACCAACACCGCGGCCTCCTCGGCGCGCTTCTACTACGAGGACGCCGAGGTGGTCCACCCGACGCAGAAGGTCAACGGGCGCGGCACCGAGCGGCTGGAGCCGACCACCGTGCCGCTCGGCCTGGCCAACTTCGCCTGGGACTTCCAGTCGATCCGGACCCTCGCCGAGCGCGACCACAAGAACATCGTCTCCTGGCACACGTACGACCGGGGCGGGCACTTCGCCGCCCACGAGGCGCCGGACCTGCTCGTGGCCGACCTGCGGCGGTTCTTCGCGACGCTGAGCTGA
- a CDS encoding helix-turn-helix transcriptional regulator: MLETSARLLRLLSLLQTPREWTGTELAERLSVSTRTVRNDVERLRALGYPVHGTRGAIGGYRLGAGAALPPLLLDDEEAVAVAVGLRTAAAGGVAGIEETSLRALAKLEQVLPHRLRRRVGALHTHTVRVPHDQPGPTVDADTLSAISAACRDRERLRFDYVRHDGTADRRDVEPYRLVNWGRRWYLVAFDPQRDDWRTFRVDRITPRTPTGPRFPARELPEDVVDRVRHGVSSAAWRHRARVLVHAPAEVVTERINPAVGTVEPVDADTCLLHTGADRLETVAVWLGLLDADFTVQDPPELADLLRTLADRYLRAAG; this comes from the coding sequence ATGTTGGAGACCTCGGCACGGCTGCTGCGCCTGCTGTCGCTGTTGCAGACCCCGCGCGAGTGGACCGGCACCGAGCTGGCCGAGCGCCTCTCGGTGAGCACCCGGACCGTCCGCAACGACGTGGAGCGGCTACGCGCCCTCGGCTACCCGGTGCACGGCACCCGGGGCGCGATCGGCGGGTACCGGCTCGGGGCGGGGGCGGCCCTGCCTCCGCTGCTCCTCGACGACGAGGAGGCGGTGGCGGTGGCGGTCGGGCTGCGTACCGCCGCCGCAGGCGGCGTCGCCGGCATCGAGGAGACCTCGCTGCGAGCCCTCGCGAAGCTGGAGCAGGTCCTCCCCCACCGGCTGCGCCGCAGGGTCGGCGCGCTGCACACCCACACGGTGCGGGTGCCGCACGATCAACCTGGCCCGACCGTGGACGCGGACACGCTCAGCGCGATCAGCGCGGCCTGCCGGGATCGGGAACGGCTGCGCTTCGACTACGTCCGGCACGACGGCACCGCCGACCGCCGGGACGTGGAGCCGTACCGGCTGGTCAACTGGGGGCGCCGCTGGTACCTGGTGGCCTTCGACCCGCAGCGGGACGACTGGCGGACCTTCCGGGTGGACCGGATCACCCCGCGCACCCCGACCGGTCCCCGGTTCCCCGCGCGTGAGCTGCCCGAGGACGTGGTGGACCGGGTGCGGCACGGCGTCTCCTCGGCTGCCTGGCGGCACCGCGCCCGGGTGCTGGTGCACGCGCCGGCCGAGGTGGTGACCGAGCGGATCAACCCGGCCGTCGGCACCGTCGAGCCGGTCGACGCCGACACCTGCCTGCTGCACACCGGCGCCGACCGGCTGGAGACCGTCGCGGTGTGGCTCGGCCTCCTCGACGCCGACTTCACCGTCCAGGACCCGCCGGAGCTGGCCGACCTGCTGCGTACCCTCGCCGACCGTTACCTCCGCGCGGCCGGCTGA
- a CDS encoding NUDIX hydrolase codes for MTIDGFAAPPALVEHARRFHAEGGVPAAPRVAATVLLLRPTGVDFEVYVIRRVAAMAFGGMYAFPGGGVDPSDSQAHLGWAGPDPAGWGDRLGLAPDAAQAVVCAAAREVFEEAGVLLAGPDPAGVVGDVSGDDWETARQDLEARRTGFADLLAGRRLTLRSDLLLPWSRWITPEFEPRRFDTYFFVALLPEGQRTRDVSGEADHTLWIRPADALARAEAGELNMLPPTLVTLAQVAAAGDLAGVTAAAATRDAATPITPRLDLPDAGAPRFVLD; via the coding sequence ATGACGATCGACGGTTTCGCCGCACCCCCCGCCCTGGTGGAGCACGCCCGCCGGTTCCACGCCGAGGGCGGCGTGCCGGCCGCGCCCCGGGTCGCGGCCACCGTGCTGCTGCTCCGCCCCACCGGCGTCGACTTCGAGGTGTACGTCATCCGTCGGGTCGCCGCGATGGCCTTCGGCGGGATGTACGCGTTCCCCGGCGGCGGGGTGGACCCCTCCGACTCCCAGGCGCACCTGGGCTGGGCCGGTCCGGACCCGGCCGGGTGGGGCGACCGCCTCGGGCTCGCCCCGGACGCCGCTCAGGCGGTGGTCTGCGCCGCCGCCCGGGAGGTCTTCGAGGAGGCCGGGGTGCTGCTGGCCGGCCCGGATCCGGCCGGCGTGGTCGGCGACGTGAGCGGGGACGACTGGGAGACCGCCCGGCAGGACCTGGAGGCCCGCCGGACCGGCTTCGCCGACCTGCTGGCCGGCCGGCGGCTCACCCTCCGGTCCGACCTGCTGCTGCCGTGGAGCCGGTGGATCACACCGGAGTTCGAGCCGCGCCGCTTCGACACGTACTTCTTCGTGGCCCTGCTGCCGGAGGGGCAGCGGACCCGGGACGTCTCCGGCGAGGCCGACCACACGCTGTGGATCCGGCCGGCGGACGCCCTGGCCCGGGCGGAGGCCGGGGAGCTGAACATGCTTCCGCCCACCCTGGTCACCCTGGCCCAGGTCGCCGCGGCCGGCGACCTGGCCGGCGTGACGGCGGCGGCGGCGACCCGCGACGCCGCCACCCCGATCACCCCCCGCCTCGACCTGCCCGACGCCGGCGCGCCCCGCTTCGTCCTCGACTGA
- a CDS encoding Gfo/Idh/MocA family protein, whose product MVQEISTRKTRWGILSTGWIAGRFAEDLRLVPGAELVAVGSRTRESAELFAARHDVPRAYASWAELAADPDLDVIYVATPHAAHHEATLACLAGGKAVLVEKPCTLDLATSTELVETARARGLFLMEAMWMRTNPIILRVVELIAEGAIGEVTHVRADFGVAGPFPPEHRMRARTLGGGALLDLGVYPVSLAHLLLGVPQHTHAWARLSPEGVDENTGIVLGWDSGAVATLSCGMVGATAITASITGTSGRIDLSEPFFRPGSAVLHRLGAEPETIPADLTGGGYQYEAAEVQRCLAAGLTESPLVPHSATLEVMALLDDIRTRVGVSYA is encoded by the coding sequence ATGGTCCAGGAAATCAGCACCAGGAAGACACGTTGGGGAATCCTCTCCACCGGGTGGATCGCCGGCCGGTTCGCGGAGGACCTGCGGCTGGTGCCGGGTGCCGAGCTGGTCGCGGTCGGCTCACGTACCCGGGAGAGCGCCGAACTGTTCGCGGCCCGGCACGACGTGCCCCGGGCGTACGCCTCCTGGGCGGAACTGGCCGCGGACCCGGACCTCGACGTGATCTACGTGGCCACCCCGCACGCCGCGCACCACGAGGCGACCCTGGCCTGCCTGGCCGGCGGCAAGGCCGTACTGGTGGAGAAGCCGTGCACCCTCGACCTGGCCACCAGCACCGAGCTGGTCGAGACGGCACGGGCCCGCGGCCTGTTCCTGATGGAGGCCATGTGGATGCGGACCAACCCGATCATTCTGCGGGTGGTTGAGCTGATCGCGGAGGGGGCGATCGGCGAGGTGACCCACGTACGGGCCGACTTCGGGGTGGCCGGGCCGTTCCCGCCGGAGCACCGGATGCGGGCCCGGACGCTGGGCGGGGGCGCCCTGCTCGACCTCGGCGTCTACCCGGTGAGCCTGGCCCACCTGCTGCTCGGCGTGCCGCAGCACACGCACGCCTGGGCGAGGCTGAGCCCCGAGGGCGTGGACGAGAACACCGGCATCGTCCTCGGCTGGGACTCCGGCGCGGTGGCGACGCTGAGCTGCGGGATGGTCGGGGCCACCGCGATCACCGCCTCGATCACCGGCACCTCCGGGCGGATCGACCTGTCCGAGCCGTTCTTCCGGCCCGGGTCGGCGGTGCTGCACCGGCTCGGCGCGGAACCGGAGACCATCCCGGCCGACCTGACCGGCGGCGGCTACCAGTACGAGGCCGCCGAGGTGCAGCGCTGCCTGGCCGCCGGGCTGACCGAGAGTCCGCTGGTCCCGCACTCGGCCACGCTCGAGGTGATGGCCCTCCTGGACGACATCCGCACCCGCGTGGGCGTCTCCTACGCCTGA
- a CDS encoding inorganic phosphate transporter, producing MSPELIAVLAVIVVAMAFDYTNGFHDAANAIATSVSTRALTPRVALALAAVGNFVGAHFGAGVAKTVGDGLVTLPTGVTSLGVVFAGVLGAIAWNLITWYFGLPSSSSHALFGGLVGATLFAADGVVQWGNIIDKVIIPMVLSPMVGLVLGFLVMLAILWLFRKGQPAKLNRGFRWAQTLSAAAMSVGHGMQDAAKTMGIIVLALYTGGFQSDKTHIPQWVFWTSAAMLAAGTYAGGWRIIRTLGRKIIDLGPPEGFAAETVASAVLYFNALVLKAPISTTHTITSAIMGVGATKRLSAVRWNVAGNIVVAWIITFPAAAAIACLAYLLVRPLF from the coding sequence GTGAGTCCCGAACTCATCGCCGTGCTGGCGGTGATCGTGGTTGCCATGGCGTTCGACTACACGAACGGCTTCCACGACGCGGCCAACGCCATCGCCACCAGCGTCTCCACCCGGGCGCTGACTCCCCGGGTCGCCCTCGCGCTGGCGGCCGTCGGCAACTTCGTCGGCGCACACTTCGGCGCCGGGGTGGCCAAGACGGTCGGCGACGGCCTGGTCACCCTCCCCACCGGGGTGACCAGTCTCGGGGTGGTCTTCGCCGGCGTGCTCGGCGCGATCGCCTGGAACCTGATCACCTGGTACTTCGGCCTGCCGTCCTCCTCCTCGCACGCGCTCTTCGGCGGCCTGGTCGGTGCGACCCTCTTCGCCGCCGACGGCGTCGTGCAGTGGGGCAACATCATCGACAAGGTCATCATCCCGATGGTGCTCTCACCGATGGTCGGCCTGGTGCTCGGCTTCCTGGTGATGCTGGCGATCCTCTGGCTGTTCCGGAAGGGCCAGCCGGCCAAGCTCAACCGGGGCTTCCGCTGGGCGCAGACCCTCTCCGCGGCCGCGATGTCGGTCGGTCACGGCATGCAGGACGCCGCCAAGACCATGGGCATCATCGTGCTGGCCCTCTACACCGGTGGTTTCCAGTCCGACAAGACGCACATCCCGCAGTGGGTGTTCTGGACCTCGGCGGCCATGCTGGCGGCCGGCACCTACGCGGGCGGCTGGCGGATCATCCGTACCCTCGGGCGGAAGATCATCGACCTGGGTCCGCCGGAGGGCTTCGCGGCCGAGACGGTCGCCAGCGCCGTGCTCTACTTCAACGCCCTGGTGCTGAAGGCCCCGATCTCCACCACCCACACGATCACCTCGGCGATCATGGGTGTCGGTGCGACCAAGCGGCTCTCCGCGGTCCGCTGGAACGTGGCCGGCAACATCGTGGTCGCCTGGATCATCACCTTCCCGGCCGCGGCGGCCATCGCCTGCCTGGCGTACCTGCTGGTCCGCCCCCTGTTCTGA
- a CDS encoding DUF47 domain-containing protein, with the protein MKFSFRPTEGAFYELFTRAAQNLVRGTELLNELALPGVDVQSVSERLTEVEHDSDQITHELYKKINSTFITPFDREDIYRLGSLLDDVMDHLEAVGNLLYLYGLTKLPALPRELHELVNVLDQQAKLTAEAMPQLRSMKNLEEYWIECNRLENDGDQAYRMLLVRLFSGEYDALTVLKMKEVADELEAACDAFEHVANTVETIAVKES; encoded by the coding sequence GTGAAGTTTTCCTTCCGTCCCACCGAGGGCGCTTTCTACGAGCTCTTCACCAGGGCCGCGCAGAACCTGGTGCGGGGTACCGAACTCCTCAACGAACTGGCGCTGCCCGGGGTCGACGTGCAGTCGGTGAGCGAGCGGCTGACCGAGGTCGAGCACGACAGCGACCAGATCACCCACGAGCTGTACAAGAAGATCAACTCTACCTTCATCACCCCGTTCGATCGGGAGGACATCTACCGGCTGGGCTCGCTGCTCGACGACGTGATGGACCACCTGGAGGCGGTGGGCAACCTGCTCTACCTGTACGGCCTGACCAAGCTCCCCGCGCTGCCGCGCGAGCTGCACGAGCTGGTGAACGTGCTGGACCAGCAGGCGAAGCTGACCGCCGAGGCGATGCCGCAGCTGCGGTCGATGAAGAACCTCGAGGAGTACTGGATCGAGTGCAACCGCCTGGAGAACGACGGTGACCAGGCCTACCGGATGCTGCTCGTCCGACTCTTCTCCGGTGAGTACGACGCGCTCACGGTGCTGAAGATGAAGGAGGTGGCCGACGAGCTGGAGGCCGCCTGCGACGCCTTCGAGCACGTGGCGAACACCGTCGAGACAATCGCGGTCAAGGAGTCCTGA